From a region of the Synechococcales cyanobacterium T60_A2020_003 genome:
- a CDS encoding peroxiredoxin — MALSVGSPAPSFSAKDDAGNTVSLADFAGKTVVLYFYPKDDTPGCTKEAQGFRDAYPEYQDKDIVVLGVSMDDEASHKMFKEKYGLPFTLVADSDGAITKAYDVSGGGYSKRVTYIINGDGVIEKVFESVKTDTHAADILAELA, encoded by the coding sequence ATGGCATTGTCAGTTGGTAGTCCCGCACCTAGCTTTTCTGCTAAGGATGACGCAGGAAATACGGTGTCTCTTGCAGACTTTGCAGGTAAGACGGTTGTCCTATACTTTTATCCCAAGGATGATACGCCGGGCTGTACAAAGGAAGCGCAGGGATTCCGTGATGCTTATCCTGAATATCAAGATAAGGATATCGTAGTGCTGGGCGTCAGTATGGACGACGAAGCGTCCCACAAGATGTTTAAGGAGAAATATGGCCTACCGTTCACCCTAGTCGCTGATTCCGATGGAGCGATTACCAAGGCCTATGACGTTAGTGGCGGTGGTTACTCTAAGCGAGTGACATACATTATCAATGGCGACGGTGTCATTGAAAAAGTTTTTGAGAGCGTGAAGACGGATACCCATGCAGCGGATATCTTGGCTGAACTAGCCTAA